DNA from Thermodesulfobacteriota bacterium:
AAACTACGTCGACCGATTGTGCCAAAAGGAGCGGCTCATGATTTCCAATCCCAAAAGGGGCGAGTAGACCGAGCTCGGAGACCACCGAATCGTTGATATCGGCTAGATTCACCAGACAATCGATCTTGAGCTTCGATACAAAGTCACCGTCTGATTTTTGAACCGCTTTTTCAAACAGGGCCCTTAACTTATCGATGTTTTCCTCTTTGATGGAGATACCTGCGGCCAACTCATGCCCACCGAATTTCTGGAATAGTTCCCCGCACTCGGAAAGCGCCGAATAGATATTTATTCCCTCGACGCTCCTGCCCGACCCTTTGCCGATTCCATCATCGCCGACGGCAATGAGAATGGCCGGCCTTTGGTATCTTTCCACGATTCTCGATGCCACTATGCCTATTACTCCGGGGTGCCAATTTGGAGACGACAGAACCAGGGAGTTAGAATTGAGAAGGCTGGGATTAGACTCGATTTGTGAAACAGCATCGATAAAAATCTCCTCTTCGATATCCTGCCTCTTTGAGTTTTCCTGGTTGAGTTTTTTGGCCAGCTCCCTGGCCCGTTCCAAATCCGAAGCGATCAAAAGCTCAACGGCGGCTCTGGCGCTGTTTAATCTTCCCGAGGCGTTCACCCTGGGGCCGAGTTTGAAGCCGAGATCATAAGAATCTACCGCTTCCTTGATGCCGCTAGCCTCCTTCAGTGCCATAATCCCCGGGCGCTTGGGGTTTAACATCCTCTTTATTCCCTCTTTCACCAGGATGCGGTTTACGTTTGTAAGAGGCGCGCAGTCGGCTACCGTTCCTAGGGCAACTAGGTCTAGGTAATCCCCCAGGTTGGGCTCGGTTCCTTTGAAAAAACCGGAATCCCTGAGGGCTCTTCTCAAAGCT
Protein-coding regions in this window:
- the recJ gene encoding single-stranded-DNA-specific exonuclease RecJ codes for the protein MKKNWVLEKENPKLREKITKTLGISPLTAQVLINRGVENEAEAELFIKSSLFDLPSPYLMKGMDKAVERLKSAVEKKEKIAIYGDYDVDGVTATALLYTFLGNLGASVTYYNPDRIKEGYGVNTEAIHKLKAEEVSLIISGDCGITAWKEVEEAKKLGIDFIVTDHHEPPELIPDAVSVLNPHQSGCAYPGKEVTGVGVVYNLAIALRRALRDSGFFKGTEPNLGDYLDLVALGTVADCAPLTNVNRILVKEGIKRMLNPKRPGIMALKEASGIKEAVDSYDLGFKLGPRVNASGRLNSARAAVELLIASDLERARELAKKLNQENSKRQDIEEEIFIDAVSQIESNPSLLNSNSLVLSSPNWHPGVIGIVASRIVERYQRPAILIAVGDDGIGKGSGRSVEGINIYSALSECGELFQKFGGHELAAGISIKEENIDKLRALFEKAVQKSDGDFVSKLKIDCLVNLADINDSVVSELGLLAPFGIGNHEPLLLAQSVDVVSQRNYKDKHLGLKLRQNGRFFDAIWFNLKEPVTLPHKVDVVFTPEFNTWNGKKEVRLRIMDVDW